GGCTTGCACAGATTGCTGAAACTCATCGTTCTCGATCTTAGCTTCAACGAGATCACAATCAAGAACCCAATAAGCCAGCTAGTTTCCAACTACGACTCTCTTGAACATTCGAAACCCCATTCAGACCAACGTTGGTGAGGAGCAGCTGTGTAAGACCGCAGACCAACGTCCCAAAAGCTGCTTTTGTAGCGGAGATTCTCTGTCACCGCAGTCGCAAACCAACAGACATAGTAGAGTTGTTGGATGATCAGATTCCCTAGCCTCCATCAAGGAGGCCAAAGGCAGAAGCCATCATCAGCCGCAGAGACACCGCCACATTGACGGCTCCTCTTTTTACACATGTTATGAATTGGCCAATGAAAAGAGAATGATCCTCTCATAAAACAGTTGTCGTATTCTACTGAATAGAGTTTGTCAACttatatttcataaaacttCATCTTCACAAATATGGATTATATTCTTTTCActgtatataataaaaatagtaccccaaagtaaatataaatgtaacatCTGTAAAATGGGAACTCATGAAAGAAACTTCACCGGCGGTCTTACGTCCCCCCGGCAGCATATATTTCATCTCCCTTCtcttttcatcatcttcttcttcccctgTATCGCCACCACAGTTCTGTGACTGTGAGACttgtttacaaaaataaaacaaactcttCTCCTTTACTTCCTCTTGTTTCAGATTGATTGTCGCTTGGTAAATGGTTTTTGGCAAATGAGAAGTCTCTGATCACTACTGCTTTCAACCTCTATAACTCTAGCCTCCCACTTCAACTGCGTTGTCAAAGCTCTTGCTGCTTCCACCAGCTGCACTGTGTCACGGATTATCACCCATCCCTGCACacaagttttgttttctttctttattactcCTTCCttaacataataatatatgttttcgtgttttaaacatattaaaaaatcttaaattttgattataaatacattattttatttcttacaaTTTTTAGCTATTCAAATTCAATAAACACAATATACAATTTGTTATTATTACATaatagaaaatgtaaaaaaaatgtatatttttgaaatcattttaaagaaaaacatgGATCATTTAAACACAATATACAATTTGTTATTATTACATAAtagaaaatgtataattttgaaaccatttaaaaagaaaaacatggaTCATTTTAAAACCTAGCTACATAAGAAAGGATGTTCTTTCTTTCAGAGTAAAGACAATGTGTGTACCTCTGGACGAAGTAATCTATCAACCTCTGTCAATATTTGCAGAAGCGAGCATGAGCTCTTGCGCTGACTCATCTGAAGGGATAAAAGATTGTCTGCATGAACCAGATCATATGTTCTTGGATAAGTAGGGAACGCTTCACACCTGAAGTTAAATAACAAAAGATAGTGTTGAGCAAACTACTTTGCTGCGAAATAAGACTGTTGTTATGAGTTATGACTCACCAATCGTGCAAGACGCCAACAAAGCCTCGGTCAAGGATCATTGGGAGGTGGTTTGGTCCAGCTGTAGGGGCAACATTCATGACCCATACCGATTTTTTAGCTTCCAACAAGGCGGCATTGAGCCCACCGTATTGAGCATTCATGTCCAAAACGTTTCTGAGCATGTTATAAGGAGGAGACGGATCTTCATCGCCAGGTCTCTTGGGGTGGTCAGAGAATATCAGAGGAGACAAGAGAGACCAGTAGTCTCTTACGTTTGCTTTCCAGTTCGCTGCATCTTCTCCAACCTCCTCCGGGTGAAGACCTGAACCAACCAACCAACCCATGgatcaacaaaatatatattcagaAGGTAACGGTAACGAAaggtgttctaaaaatcggcatAAGCGCCCGCCTAATCAGTGATCTCCTATAAATCGCCTAATTACGGCCGAGTGATTTATTGAACATTGGTAACGAAGGAGACTAACCATATAGTGAAAGTTCAGTTTTGTTCATGTTAGACCGGTTAGGCCATCTTGTCCTGCCTTCAATGGGAATCCACCTCCTGCTACGTGTTCCACCAAGCCACATCTGAAGCGGCCTGTAATAAGGAGACTCAACCTCGTGTCCTTTGCTACACACAGAAGGTCCCACCCCAGGCTTCCTGTTTATTACAACATTTCATGTAAGTAGACTTAAATAAACTGTAAGTTATTTCTATCTACAATACAATATGGTGTGCAATGTTCTAAAAACTGGTTTTGGTAGCGGCCTAAGCGTCTGCTTAATCGGCAAATCAAATataaacgattttttttttttgaattatacagaggtatcctggccccacggaagtgatccagactagtcacgtgttgTTACATGTCAGTCCTCTGTCCCTggcgatgccgaaatgttaattccccagtgaccgggattcgaacccaggtgaCGGTACTCACATATGTAAGCCCTTTCTCAGTAGAGCTAAGAAGCCCCGGTTAATATAAACGATTTTAgtgatacaattttttttttaaaatggtgtaggtggatttaaaaaaaaaaaattggtgtagGTGCTAagaaaaatcggtctaggcgaCCGCCTAATCAATAATTCTATATAAAGCGTCTAACTACCGCATAACGATTTATTGAATATTGATGGTGTGTGTGAATGTGTGTTACTGACCGGGAACTGTAACATTTGGTTTTGACCGTCTTTTTCCAAACAACTGTCTTGTCTTGCTGAGATAAAAGAGTCCAACAGATGCTGTCAGCAAAATCATGAACAAAGTTCCATCTCTTTATATCCTCTTTGTTACGAGCATTCGTAAGCGGAGACGTCCAAACAAAGTAACCGCCAGGCTTCAGAACCCTGTCAacttctacaaggagaagaccgTCTGCACACAGCGGGATTTAAACTTACATTAAAGCCAAGGTCCTCATGAGAATAATAATCATTCTTAATCATTTACCTTTCTGGTCCCAATCAATGCCACATGTTGAGCAATGCAACATATCAAAGGAAAGAGAAGGATACGGCAACTGCGTTGAAACAAAAGAAGCAATCATAGCAGGTAGACCCCTCTCAAGTGTTAGCTGAACTTGGCTACCAGAGGCTTCATAGTTTGCTATGCACATTGTCAAAAGCTGTTTTGAGAGTAGATGTGCTCCAAAGCTACCATAACCACATCCAATATCCAATATAGTCCTCacctgaaaaacaaaaaatcaagaataaaaaattaacttataaagAAGCTGAGCTGAGACTTTGAGAGTATGTTGTGTGACTTACACCAGCTTCAATGAAGTTATCATTCTTAATCCCAATCATCTGAGCAATCTGATGAGAATAGTCTTCAACCTCATCAAACATAGGAGACGCGGAGCGGAAAGAGATCTGATCAtcatccatcatcatcatcctcttgTTGATACTACCAGAAGTCAACACTTCATCAGCAGTGATCTTAACATTATGATACCATATCACATCTTTACCAGTAGGCCACCTAAGAGGAACCTTATAATCCACCGGTGGTAAAACCAGACACTCCTGTCTCGACCCACCAGGCCCGCAGAACCGATCAAGACTCTCGGAAACGTTAAAGCAAGGAACATAGTTCTCAGAGTCTACACTACAATACTCCAGCTCTTTCCACCTAGTGGGACCAGCAGAGATCTCACCAATATCCAACAAGTCTGACACAAGCTGCTCCTGTAATCTCCTGTAGTTATGGTACACGTGACCTCTCGAAGTGGTGGAGATGGAGATCGTCCACCAGAAGGAACCAGCCAGAGCGAGAACCACGATTAGGACCAAACTGATCTTGAGAAAGAGAAGCATCAACCTGTGTCTGGTCCTTGCGTTGTAAGGATCAGTAGATTGAGTATTGCTGTTGCTGGTAAAGAGGAAAGCAAAAGGAAACCTCAAGGTTAAGTGGCCTTCCTTTTCTGACTTGTCCTTCATTTGAGAGTCTCTGAGATCATCACTGCTGTCGGAAACTCGTACTCCTCCTGAGACGCCACGTTGCAGTGGCATTGACATTTTTAAGATCCCTGTAATAGAAAAAAACAGTAAAGATTTAAGCTTTTTTTATTGAGCTGAAGTTACTATTATATTCGCAATAAGACATGAGCAGATCCAAAAATTCTGGGTAGAGTTTTCACTTAAAACTTCTAATTTCGATTTAAGATTAGATCAGGaaaaagtttcgattttttaaTGTGGAAATTGAAATTCAATCAGAACCCAGAAAAATTGGAGGAAACCCATCAGAGTGAACCAGAAATCGAATCGAATTGAATCaaatcaagaaaatgaaaacagaGCAAGGAGAAAGGTAAATCGTAAAAGAAGGAGGGAGTGAAGAAAAAGAGGAGACACACACACCTTGTTTGTTTTGGtgttttctccttctccttgGAGCAAAAGATACGCTCTGTTATTTACAAAAACGATGATATCagattcttctttttctttgagagctctctctctctctctctctctctctctctctctctctatgtgtatatatatctaCGAGTTGAAACTGGACAGTGTGTGTAAGAGAGAGTGAAGCAGAAGGGGTTCGTCGTGTATGGATCCAATCTCGACAGAGCCACCCCGTGAGGAGGACTGATTAATAAAGAAATACTTCCGTTGGCTTAGGTTACTCTCTCTCGCGCGTTGAATTTAATAAAAGGCAAATTATTCTGTGTCACTCcacttttgttttgtattttattgattttgtgtTCTCACCGTATTTAAGGGAAAGAAGAGAAGCTTCCTTTTGGTAAGACGTCATTAATTACTACTGACCCTCTTTCTTACTAGTACTATTTTTAATTctaatctctctctttttcttttttttttctttctgttatATTCTCTGTGTAAATAATACTTCCTACATATTTGAAagattaatgttttaaatttatttttgtatatgaaagatccatatttaaattttaattaatgtattttacttttaaactaaAACACatcaattaaaatctaaaaatctgaATGGTAGAATTTTGTTTtggaataaataaaatttacagcAAATCTAAAAGTAATAgataataaatgtattattttttattaatatgtgtaaATTCTAAAATATCAACCTTTCAAAAACAGAGGGGTGGGGGAAGCAGGGCCGTTTAATAGCACGCGCAAGTGGAGCAGTCGAACATGGCCccgaaatataaataaaaaatttaagaattttccaaatatatagataaattatggtaagaaactttaaaattttagatataatgctaaatttagaatttataattaaaaaaaacagacaaagttattaattttaaaattacttgataaaatgtacgattaaatttttttttgaacatagcGTAAAATTAATTTGAGACGGCTCTGGGGGAAGAGTTGTAACAAATTATGTTTATTGACTCTTCAATTCAGTTTCTAGtagacaaattaaaaatatgaagatGCTTAGTAATATGTATTTCTCCCTATAATGTGAGAATTTTACCTTTTAGATATCGCGATCGAATCAGTAGAAAAAATACTACTTACTTTGTGTTAGGTCTCGCCACAAGCTTTTCTAAAGGTTATTTTGTCGGtagtttcttgattttttttctttttattctacCGTAGATGTAGTCATGTAGATCATTAGTTTTATTGCGTTgatgatatttatatatgaacGTTATCAGTTTCAGTGAACATAAACATTAAGGTTTCTTTTtgaattatcttttaaaatagtATCCATTTTAATTAGTACTATCATCGTCTAAATTAATCATTTCAGCTACACTAATTTACGGCTTAATTACATTACACGGTCAGAATATGGGGGTAGAGAACAACTTGTGCATGCATGTCTCctatttggtt
This region of Brassica napus cultivar Da-Ae unplaced genomic scaffold, Da-Ae ScsIHWf_419;HRSCAF=648, whole genome shotgun sequence genomic DNA includes:
- the LOC125603877 gene encoding probable pectin methyltransferase QUA2 translates to MSMPLQRGVSGGVRVSDSSDDLRDSQMKDKSEKEGHLTLRFPFAFLFTSNSNTQSTDPYNARTRHRLMLLFLKISLVLIVVLALAGSFWWTISISTTSRGHVYHNYRRLQEQLVSDLLDIGEISAGPTRWKELEYCSVDSENYVPCFNVSESLDRFCGPGGSRQECLVLPPVDYKVPLRWPTGKDVIWYHNVKITADEVLTSGSINKRMMMMDDDQISFRSASPMFDEVEDYSHQIAQMIGIKNDNFIEAGVRTILDIGCGYGSFGAHLLSKQLLTMCIANYEASGSQVQLTLERGLPAMIASFVSTQLPYPSLSFDMLHCSTCGIDWDQKDGLLLVEVDRVLKPGGYFVWTSPLTNARNKEDIKRWNFVHDFADSICWTLLSQQDKTVVWKKTVKTKCYSSRKPGVGPSVCSKGHEVESPYYRPLQMWLGGTRSRRWIPIEGRTRWPNRSNMNKTELSLYGLHPEEVGEDAANWKANVRDYWSLLSPLIFSDHPKRPGDEDPSPPYNMLRNVLDMNAQYGGLNAALLEAKKSVWVMNVAPTAGPNHLPMILDRGFVGVLHDWCEAFPTYPRTYDLVHADNLLSLQMSQRKSSCSLLQILTEVDRLLRPEGWVIIRDTVQLVEAARALTTQLKWEARVIEVESSSDQRLLICQKPFTKRQSI